The Eleginops maclovinus isolate JMC-PN-2008 ecotype Puerto Natales chromosome 3, JC_Emac_rtc_rv5, whole genome shotgun sequence genome includes a region encoding these proteins:
- the LOC134862121 gene encoding sialoadhesin isoform X1, whose translation MHVDTVFLLCPLIFAAALWRRVQAVSPLPSVPEHVQALVGSCVVVPCSFTPQAPHTLRGRKRVEVRIRFRGGGHIFPLRSTAFNSEDRDQVSRDFQGRTSLFGRIAEGDCSVKIERISQDDSRAFEMALKRGDELLWGKPRSFNLDVVDTPEAPVISGMLSATEGHLVTLNCSVRYPCPSRPPVLRWSWGRGDWPNGTEPAGVQTLYPEPHRPMLLSSLSFTASHKVKPKLRCEASYPGAKALATSKDLHVTFSPKDVVVQIQTLVVLEGGSALLVCSCKADPPVSEYRWSYSQHGRSVHLHHRTHTLRVFNVTRDMRVRCSAQNLIGRGESKPTPLNIQYKPVILRLSSTCVVEDLEVLCHCSVDSNPKPAVTWSVNGTVPPCDYNGSVTSEHDALTATLRGHMDKRQTVICFAFNAQGNDSLMLLQGEEETNFLMWLVLPAVSVCLVIFLLSLSFYCCRKRSESM comes from the exons ATGCATGTGGACACTGTCTTCCTTCTGTGTCCTCTCATTTTTG CAGCAGCCTTGTGGAGGAGGGTCCAGGCTGTGTCCCCTCTGCCCTCAGTCCCTGAACATGTCCAAGCACTGGTGGGCTCCTGTGTGGTGGTCCCCTGCTCTTTCACTCCTCAAGCTCCTCACACTCtcagggggaggaagagggtggAGGTTCGGATTAGGTTCAGAGGTGGTGGACACATCTTCCCTCTCCGCAGCACAGCTTTTAACAGCGAGGACAGAGATCAAGTGAGTCGGGATTTTCAAGGACGGACGTCCCTCTTTGGGCGGATCGCAGAGGGAGACTGCTCAGTGAAAATCGAAAGGATCAGCCAGGATGACTCCCGGGCGTTTGAGATGGCCCTGAAGAGAGGGGATGAGTTACTTTGGGGGAAGCCAAGGAGCTTCAATCTGGATGTTGTGG ACACCCCCGAGGCTCCTGTCATCAGCGGCATGTTGTCAGCCACAGAGGGGCATCTGGTCACGCTGAACTGCTCCGTCAGATACCCCTGCCCCTCCAGACCTCCAGTCCTGCGATGGAGCTGGGGGAGAGGTGACTGGCCGAACGGCACTGAGCCTGCGGGGGTGCAGACGCTCTACCCCGAGCCCCACAGGCCGATGTTactgtcctctctgtccttcaCTGCGTCACACAAGGTGAAACCCAAGCTGAGATGTGAAGCCAGCTACCCAGGAGCCAAAGCATTAGCCACGTCAAAGGATCTGCATGTGACAT TTTCACCAAAAGATGTAGTAGTTCAGATCCAGACCTTGGTGGTGCTGGAGGGGGGCAGCGCCTTGTTGGTCTGCTCATGTAAAGCTGACCCTCCGGTGTCCGAGTACCGCTGGTCCTACAGTCAGCACGGTCGCTCGGTGCACCTCCAccatcgcacacacacactccgcgTGTTCAACGTGACCCGGGATATGAGGGTCCGCTGCTCAGCACAAAACCTGATTGGTCGAGGAGAGTCCAAGCCCACTCCGCTGAACATACAAT ATAAACCAGTGATCCTCAGGCTCTCCTCCACCTGTGTTGTGGAGGATCTAGAGGTGCTGTGTCATTGTTCAGTCGATTCCAATCCCAAACCGGCCGTCACCTGGAGCGTGAATGGTACTGTTCCACCTTGTGATTACAACGGGTCAGTAACATCTGAGCACGACGCGCTTACAGCCACTCTGAGGGGCCACATGGACAAACGTCAGACTGTCATCTGCTTTGCTTTCAACGCACAGGGAAATGACTCCCTGATGTTGCTGCAGGGAGAAGAAG AGACTAACTTTTTGATGTGGTTGGTGTTACCTGCTGTGTCCGTCTGCCTGGTCATAttccttctgtctctttctttctactGCTGCCGAAAGAGATCGGAAAGTATGTGA
- the LOC134862121 gene encoding sialoadhesin isoform X2, with translation MHVDTVFLLCPLIFAALWRRVQAVSPLPSVPEHVQALVGSCVVVPCSFTPQAPHTLRGRKRVEVRIRFRGGGHIFPLRSTAFNSEDRDQVSRDFQGRTSLFGRIAEGDCSVKIERISQDDSRAFEMALKRGDELLWGKPRSFNLDVVDTPEAPVISGMLSATEGHLVTLNCSVRYPCPSRPPVLRWSWGRGDWPNGTEPAGVQTLYPEPHRPMLLSSLSFTASHKVKPKLRCEASYPGAKALATSKDLHVTFSPKDVVVQIQTLVVLEGGSALLVCSCKADPPVSEYRWSYSQHGRSVHLHHRTHTLRVFNVTRDMRVRCSAQNLIGRGESKPTPLNIQYKPVILRLSSTCVVEDLEVLCHCSVDSNPKPAVTWSVNGTVPPCDYNGSVTSEHDALTATLRGHMDKRQTVICFAFNAQGNDSLMLLQGEEETNFLMWLVLPAVSVCLVIFLLSLSFYCCRKRSESM, from the exons ATGCATGTGGACACTGTCTTCCTTCTGTGTCCTCTCATTTTTG CAGCCTTGTGGAGGAGGGTCCAGGCTGTGTCCCCTCTGCCCTCAGTCCCTGAACATGTCCAAGCACTGGTGGGCTCCTGTGTGGTGGTCCCCTGCTCTTTCACTCCTCAAGCTCCTCACACTCtcagggggaggaagagggtggAGGTTCGGATTAGGTTCAGAGGTGGTGGACACATCTTCCCTCTCCGCAGCACAGCTTTTAACAGCGAGGACAGAGATCAAGTGAGTCGGGATTTTCAAGGACGGACGTCCCTCTTTGGGCGGATCGCAGAGGGAGACTGCTCAGTGAAAATCGAAAGGATCAGCCAGGATGACTCCCGGGCGTTTGAGATGGCCCTGAAGAGAGGGGATGAGTTACTTTGGGGGAAGCCAAGGAGCTTCAATCTGGATGTTGTGG ACACCCCCGAGGCTCCTGTCATCAGCGGCATGTTGTCAGCCACAGAGGGGCATCTGGTCACGCTGAACTGCTCCGTCAGATACCCCTGCCCCTCCAGACCTCCAGTCCTGCGATGGAGCTGGGGGAGAGGTGACTGGCCGAACGGCACTGAGCCTGCGGGGGTGCAGACGCTCTACCCCGAGCCCCACAGGCCGATGTTactgtcctctctgtccttcaCTGCGTCACACAAGGTGAAACCCAAGCTGAGATGTGAAGCCAGCTACCCAGGAGCCAAAGCATTAGCCACGTCAAAGGATCTGCATGTGACAT TTTCACCAAAAGATGTAGTAGTTCAGATCCAGACCTTGGTGGTGCTGGAGGGGGGCAGCGCCTTGTTGGTCTGCTCATGTAAAGCTGACCCTCCGGTGTCCGAGTACCGCTGGTCCTACAGTCAGCACGGTCGCTCGGTGCACCTCCAccatcgcacacacacactccgcgTGTTCAACGTGACCCGGGATATGAGGGTCCGCTGCTCAGCACAAAACCTGATTGGTCGAGGAGAGTCCAAGCCCACTCCGCTGAACATACAAT ATAAACCAGTGATCCTCAGGCTCTCCTCCACCTGTGTTGTGGAGGATCTAGAGGTGCTGTGTCATTGTTCAGTCGATTCCAATCCCAAACCGGCCGTCACCTGGAGCGTGAATGGTACTGTTCCACCTTGTGATTACAACGGGTCAGTAACATCTGAGCACGACGCGCTTACAGCCACTCTGAGGGGCCACATGGACAAACGTCAGACTGTCATCTGCTTTGCTTTCAACGCACAGGGAAATGACTCCCTGATGTTGCTGCAGGGAGAAGAAG AGACTAACTTTTTGATGTGGTTGGTGTTACCTGCTGTGTCCGTCTGCCTGGTCATAttccttctgtctctttctttctactGCTGCCGAAAGAGATCGGAAAGTATGTGA
- the xrcc1 gene encoding DNA repair protein XRCC1 isoform X3, which produces MPEIQLKHVVSCSTEDTTHKADNLLSSDTYRKWKAARSGEKQTSVILQFEKEEQVHSIDIGNEGSAFIEVLVGNSSAVRDQDYEVLLVTSSFMSPTESRNGTNMNRVRFFGLNQLQKSAAQEKWDRVKIVCSQPYSKNIAYGLAFVKFHSPPGQNDPLPTTSPKLTKLGQFRVKEEAPSSGPSLQPGSLFFNRDNATKSTTSPKVSPQSERLSYAAAALQAGGGSASSSTVQASSSSSATPQPPAKRKFEFSKEQKSSSGPPPSKKSPAVSPEGKAATPKPKPSPAGTPSSSTTKASPAQKSADKKRESQSKADPKPKQPKASAQQVPLKRILEGVVFVLSGFQNPFRGDLREKAVEMGAKYRPDWTPDSTHLICAFANTPKYSQVKSAGGIIVRKEWVMDCHKKKQKISHKQYLMDGAESSSESEMEVDEQSEEEVSTKTTQKQQRQVTPKKTPEKKKEDDEYAGSTDVDEPGSGDDESAVDTEDELQRVEHESRQKKVAADVTVKQEDLYGGSTDENTDAEAEEDHPIPELPDFLRGKHFFLYGKFPNNERRLLLRYIVAFNGLIEDYMSEKVQFVVTSEGWHESFEDALVENGYLNFVKPTWIYAINERQKILPHQPYSVIP; this is translated from the exons ATGCCAGAAATCCAACTCAAACACGTCGTGTCTTGCAGCACCGAGGACACT ACACACAAGGCAGACAACCTGCTGAGCTCTGACACCTACAGAAAGTGGAAAGCAGCAAGATCCGGGGAGAAGCAGACATCAGTCATTCTgcag ttcGAGAAGGAGGAGCAGGTGCACAGCATTGATATTGGAAATGAAGGCTCAGCTTTTATCGAGGTGCTGGTGGGGAATTCATCAGCTGTCAGAGACCAGGACTATGAG gTTCTTTTGGTTACGTCTTCTTTCATGTCGCCCACGGAGAGTCGTAACGGCACCAACATGAACCGAGTGCGTTTCTTCGGGCTGAACCAGCTGCAGAAGAGCGCAGCGCAGGAGAAGTGGGACAGAGTAAAAATTGTGTGCAGCCAGCCATACAGCAAG AACATAGCATACGGACTGGCCTTTGTGAAGTTTCATTCACCGCCTGGCCAAAACGATCCTCTTCCAACAACCTCCCCA AAACTGACAAAGCTGGGACAGTTCAGGGTGAAGGAGGAGGCTCCGTCCTCTGGTCCCAGCCTTCAGCCTGGCAGTCTCTTCTTCAATCGGGACAATGCAACAAAGTCCACTACCTCTCCAAAAG TGTCTCCTCAGAGTGAGAGATTGAGTTACGCTGCGGCTGCGCTGCAGGCTGGTGGCGGCTCGGCTTCCTCCTCCACAGTCCAGgcttcctcctccagctccgcCACACCACAG CCACCGGCAAAAAGAAAATTTGAGTTCAGCAAAGAGCAGAAGTCTTCCTCCGGCCCTCCCCCTTCGAAGAAAAGCCCAGCTGTCTCACCTGAGGGCAAAGCCGCGACCCCCAAACCCAAGCCGAGCCCCGCCGGCACGCCAAGCTCAAGCACGACGAAAG CATCACCCGCACAGAAGTCTGCTGACAAGAAACGAGAAAGCCAATCCAAAGCCGACCCTAAACCCAAGCAACCGAAAGCCAGCGCGCAGCAGGTCCCACTCAAACGCATCCTGGAGGGGGTCGTGTTTGTCCTCAGCGGCTTCCAAAACCCCTTCAGAGGGGATTTGAGGGAAAAGGCTGTGGAAATGGGAGCCAAGTACAGACCTGACTGGACACCCGACTCCACACACCTCAT CTGTGCCTTCGCTAACACCCCCAAGTACAGCCAGGTGAAATCAGCAGGGGGCATCATCGTTCGGAAGGAATGGGTAATGGACTGCCataagaaaaaacagaagatCTCCCATAAACA GTATCTGATGGATGGAGCAGAGTCAAGCTCGGAGAGCGAAATGGAAGTAGATGAGCAGAGTGAAGAGGAAGTGAGCACAAAG ACCACACAAAAGCAGCAGAGACAAGTGACCCCGAAAAAGAcgccagagaagaagaaagaagatgaTGAGTATGCAGGTTCAACGGATGTGGATGAACCAG GAAGTGGTGATGATGAGTCTGCCGTGGACACAGAGGATGAGCTGCAgag GGTGGAGCACGAGAGCAGACAGAAGAAAGTTGCAGCAGACGTGACAGTGAAACAGGAGGATCTGTACGGGGGGTCGACAGATGAAAACACAGACGCTGAGGCTGAAGAGGATCACCCCATCCCTGAGCTCCCag ACTTCCTGAGAGGAAAGCACTTTTTCCTCTATGGTAAATTTCCCAACAACGAGAGGCGCCTGCTCCTGAGATACATTGTTGCATTCAACGG ACTGATTGAGGACTACATGTCGGAGAAGGTGCAATTTGTGGTGACCAGTGAAGGGTGGCACGAGTCCTTTGAAGAC GCACTGGTGGAGAACGGCTATCTGAACTTTGTCAAACCCACATGGATTTATGCAATCAATGAGCGACAAAAGATTCTGCCCCATCAGCCCTACTCCGTTATCCCCTGA
- the xrcc1 gene encoding DNA repair protein XRCC1 isoform X2, whose product MPEIQLKHVVSCSTEDTTHKADNLLSSDTYRKWKAARSGEKQTSVILQFEKEEQVHSIDIGNEGSAFIEVLVGNSSAVRDQDYEVLLVTSSFMSPTESRNGTNMNRVRFFGLNQLQKSAAQEKWDRVKIVCSQPYSKNIAYGLAFVKFHSPPGQNDPLPTTSPKLTKLGQFRVKEEAPSSGPSLQPGSLFFNRDNATKSTTSPKALLPSVSPQSERLSYAAAALQAGGGSASSSTVQASSSSSATPQPPAKRKFEFSKEQKSSSGPPPSKKSPAVSPEGKAATPKPKPSPAGTPSSSTTKASPAQKSADKKRESQSKADPKPKQPKASAQQVPLKRILEGVVFVLSGFQNPFRGDLREKAVEMGAKYRPDWTPDSTHLICAFANTPKYSQVKSAGGIIVRKEWVMDCHKKKQKISHKQYLMDGAESSSESEMEVDEQSEEEVSTKTTQKQQRQVTPKKTPEKKKEDDEYAGSTDVDEPGSGDDESAVDTEDELQRVEHESRQKKVAADVTVKQEDLYGGSTDENTDAEAEEDHPIPELPDFLRGKHFFLYGKFPNNERRLLLRYIVAFNGLIEDYMSEKVQFVVTSEGWHESFEDALVENGYLNFVKPTWIYAINERQKILPHQPYSVIP is encoded by the exons ATGCCAGAAATCCAACTCAAACACGTCGTGTCTTGCAGCACCGAGGACACT ACACACAAGGCAGACAACCTGCTGAGCTCTGACACCTACAGAAAGTGGAAAGCAGCAAGATCCGGGGAGAAGCAGACATCAGTCATTCTgcag ttcGAGAAGGAGGAGCAGGTGCACAGCATTGATATTGGAAATGAAGGCTCAGCTTTTATCGAGGTGCTGGTGGGGAATTCATCAGCTGTCAGAGACCAGGACTATGAG gTTCTTTTGGTTACGTCTTCTTTCATGTCGCCCACGGAGAGTCGTAACGGCACCAACATGAACCGAGTGCGTTTCTTCGGGCTGAACCAGCTGCAGAAGAGCGCAGCGCAGGAGAAGTGGGACAGAGTAAAAATTGTGTGCAGCCAGCCATACAGCAAG AACATAGCATACGGACTGGCCTTTGTGAAGTTTCATTCACCGCCTGGCCAAAACGATCCTCTTCCAACAACCTCCCCA AAACTGACAAAGCTGGGACAGTTCAGGGTGAAGGAGGAGGCTCCGTCCTCTGGTCCCAGCCTTCAGCCTGGCAGTCTCTTCTTCAATCGGGACAATGCAACAAAGTCCACTACCTCTCCAAAAG CCCTTCTCCCTTCAGTGTCTCCTCAGAGTGAGAGATTGAGTTACGCTGCGGCTGCGCTGCAGGCTGGTGGCGGCTCGGCTTCCTCCTCCACAGTCCAGgcttcctcctccagctccgcCACACCACAG CCACCGGCAAAAAGAAAATTTGAGTTCAGCAAAGAGCAGAAGTCTTCCTCCGGCCCTCCCCCTTCGAAGAAAAGCCCAGCTGTCTCACCTGAGGGCAAAGCCGCGACCCCCAAACCCAAGCCGAGCCCCGCCGGCACGCCAAGCTCAAGCACGACGAAAG CATCACCCGCACAGAAGTCTGCTGACAAGAAACGAGAAAGCCAATCCAAAGCCGACCCTAAACCCAAGCAACCGAAAGCCAGCGCGCAGCAGGTCCCACTCAAACGCATCCTGGAGGGGGTCGTGTTTGTCCTCAGCGGCTTCCAAAACCCCTTCAGAGGGGATTTGAGGGAAAAGGCTGTGGAAATGGGAGCCAAGTACAGACCTGACTGGACACCCGACTCCACACACCTCAT CTGTGCCTTCGCTAACACCCCCAAGTACAGCCAGGTGAAATCAGCAGGGGGCATCATCGTTCGGAAGGAATGGGTAATGGACTGCCataagaaaaaacagaagatCTCCCATAAACA GTATCTGATGGATGGAGCAGAGTCAAGCTCGGAGAGCGAAATGGAAGTAGATGAGCAGAGTGAAGAGGAAGTGAGCACAAAG ACCACACAAAAGCAGCAGAGACAAGTGACCCCGAAAAAGAcgccagagaagaagaaagaagatgaTGAGTATGCAGGTTCAACGGATGTGGATGAACCAG GAAGTGGTGATGATGAGTCTGCCGTGGACACAGAGGATGAGCTGCAgag GGTGGAGCACGAGAGCAGACAGAAGAAAGTTGCAGCAGACGTGACAGTGAAACAGGAGGATCTGTACGGGGGGTCGACAGATGAAAACACAGACGCTGAGGCTGAAGAGGATCACCCCATCCCTGAGCTCCCag ACTTCCTGAGAGGAAAGCACTTTTTCCTCTATGGTAAATTTCCCAACAACGAGAGGCGCCTGCTCCTGAGATACATTGTTGCATTCAACGG ACTGATTGAGGACTACATGTCGGAGAAGGTGCAATTTGTGGTGACCAGTGAAGGGTGGCACGAGTCCTTTGAAGAC GCACTGGTGGAGAACGGCTATCTGAACTTTGTCAAACCCACATGGATTTATGCAATCAATGAGCGACAAAAGATTCTGCCCCATCAGCCCTACTCCGTTATCCCCTGA
- the xrcc1 gene encoding DNA repair protein XRCC1 isoform X1 gives MPEIQLKHVVSCSTEDTTHKADNLLSSDTYRKWKAARSGEKQTSVILQFEKEEQVHSIDIGNEGSAFIEVLVGNSSAVRDQDYEVLLVTSSFMSPTESRNGTNMNRVRFFGLNQLQKSAAQEKWDRVKIVCSQPYSKNIAYGLAFVKFHSPPGQNDPLPTTSPKLTKLGQFRVKEEAPSSGPSLQPGSLFFNRDNATKSTTSPKAALLPSVSPQSERLSYAAAALQAGGGSASSSTVQASSSSSATPQPPAKRKFEFSKEQKSSSGPPPSKKSPAVSPEGKAATPKPKPSPAGTPSSSTTKASPAQKSADKKRESQSKADPKPKQPKASAQQVPLKRILEGVVFVLSGFQNPFRGDLREKAVEMGAKYRPDWTPDSTHLICAFANTPKYSQVKSAGGIIVRKEWVMDCHKKKQKISHKQYLMDGAESSSESEMEVDEQSEEEVSTKTTQKQQRQVTPKKTPEKKKEDDEYAGSTDVDEPGSGDDESAVDTEDELQRVEHESRQKKVAADVTVKQEDLYGGSTDENTDAEAEEDHPIPELPDFLRGKHFFLYGKFPNNERRLLLRYIVAFNGLIEDYMSEKVQFVVTSEGWHESFEDALVENGYLNFVKPTWIYAINERQKILPHQPYSVIP, from the exons ATGCCAGAAATCCAACTCAAACACGTCGTGTCTTGCAGCACCGAGGACACT ACACACAAGGCAGACAACCTGCTGAGCTCTGACACCTACAGAAAGTGGAAAGCAGCAAGATCCGGGGAGAAGCAGACATCAGTCATTCTgcag ttcGAGAAGGAGGAGCAGGTGCACAGCATTGATATTGGAAATGAAGGCTCAGCTTTTATCGAGGTGCTGGTGGGGAATTCATCAGCTGTCAGAGACCAGGACTATGAG gTTCTTTTGGTTACGTCTTCTTTCATGTCGCCCACGGAGAGTCGTAACGGCACCAACATGAACCGAGTGCGTTTCTTCGGGCTGAACCAGCTGCAGAAGAGCGCAGCGCAGGAGAAGTGGGACAGAGTAAAAATTGTGTGCAGCCAGCCATACAGCAAG AACATAGCATACGGACTGGCCTTTGTGAAGTTTCATTCACCGCCTGGCCAAAACGATCCTCTTCCAACAACCTCCCCA AAACTGACAAAGCTGGGACAGTTCAGGGTGAAGGAGGAGGCTCCGTCCTCTGGTCCCAGCCTTCAGCCTGGCAGTCTCTTCTTCAATCGGGACAATGCAACAAAGTCCACTACCTCTCCAAAAG CAGCCCTTCTCCCTTCAGTGTCTCCTCAGAGTGAGAGATTGAGTTACGCTGCGGCTGCGCTGCAGGCTGGTGGCGGCTCGGCTTCCTCCTCCACAGTCCAGgcttcctcctccagctccgcCACACCACAG CCACCGGCAAAAAGAAAATTTGAGTTCAGCAAAGAGCAGAAGTCTTCCTCCGGCCCTCCCCCTTCGAAGAAAAGCCCAGCTGTCTCACCTGAGGGCAAAGCCGCGACCCCCAAACCCAAGCCGAGCCCCGCCGGCACGCCAAGCTCAAGCACGACGAAAG CATCACCCGCACAGAAGTCTGCTGACAAGAAACGAGAAAGCCAATCCAAAGCCGACCCTAAACCCAAGCAACCGAAAGCCAGCGCGCAGCAGGTCCCACTCAAACGCATCCTGGAGGGGGTCGTGTTTGTCCTCAGCGGCTTCCAAAACCCCTTCAGAGGGGATTTGAGGGAAAAGGCTGTGGAAATGGGAGCCAAGTACAGACCTGACTGGACACCCGACTCCACACACCTCAT CTGTGCCTTCGCTAACACCCCCAAGTACAGCCAGGTGAAATCAGCAGGGGGCATCATCGTTCGGAAGGAATGGGTAATGGACTGCCataagaaaaaacagaagatCTCCCATAAACA GTATCTGATGGATGGAGCAGAGTCAAGCTCGGAGAGCGAAATGGAAGTAGATGAGCAGAGTGAAGAGGAAGTGAGCACAAAG ACCACACAAAAGCAGCAGAGACAAGTGACCCCGAAAAAGAcgccagagaagaagaaagaagatgaTGAGTATGCAGGTTCAACGGATGTGGATGAACCAG GAAGTGGTGATGATGAGTCTGCCGTGGACACAGAGGATGAGCTGCAgag GGTGGAGCACGAGAGCAGACAGAAGAAAGTTGCAGCAGACGTGACAGTGAAACAGGAGGATCTGTACGGGGGGTCGACAGATGAAAACACAGACGCTGAGGCTGAAGAGGATCACCCCATCCCTGAGCTCCCag ACTTCCTGAGAGGAAAGCACTTTTTCCTCTATGGTAAATTTCCCAACAACGAGAGGCGCCTGCTCCTGAGATACATTGTTGCATTCAACGG ACTGATTGAGGACTACATGTCGGAGAAGGTGCAATTTGTGGTGACCAGTGAAGGGTGGCACGAGTCCTTTGAAGAC GCACTGGTGGAGAACGGCTATCTGAACTTTGTCAAACCCACATGGATTTATGCAATCAATGAGCGACAAAAGATTCTGCCCCATCAGCCCTACTCCGTTATCCCCTGA